The stretch of DNA GGAATGTTCTTGGTgtgtttttctcttcttttgtcGATCCTCTTTCCCATTTATAGAGTTTGGTGGGTATAGTTAAAAATGGATAACTTGTCTTTGAGTGCCAACAACATATGAGCACAAGTTCCTAAGAGATACGGAATAGGGCATGCATAACCTATGCCGTAGGAATTAGGTGAGATTAATCTTTATCCTTctttgattgatgtgattcttcaTAATGGAGTCGTCACTAGCCCTTCGATTATTGTGTAATTGCCTTAAACAAGGCTTACGTTGTCTGACATGTCCTCTTATGGGCATTCCCAGACGCCTTCCCCATGTTGCATTAAATATGAGGTGACTGTTCAAATAAGCTCTTCTGCTCCCGGAGGTGCCTTGCTATATTTTTAGCTCCTGGAGAAAGGGCATACTTTTTGTACAACTCCATGGGATCCCTCTTCGAACTACACTTATTCTTCTGTATACGACTCTTAGCTAATTCTCGGGTGAGGTGTTCTTTTGGTCCACGTGTCATACATAGCTGTGGCTACATATTTTGGGAAAAACTCGGGGCAATAGTATGGTATATGATTTTTATTgtctatagtatatcatttatttaagatgatatttagtttttattttattatatataaattttttggtatgtatacATACTTTAAtagtgatatatataatttggttagcacaatatatatattttttaagtattaatttagtattgttataatttttttgtggtatataattttattgttacataatattaatttgtagTGATACAATATGTGAAATACTGttgtatatattaaatgatctaatatatttattcgttttgttacaatataataatatgcaatgataaattatataacttaatttaattattatatatatttttagaaaataatatgtattaaatatatttttataatttttattaattaatttattacatttagctaatttcttatttttttttttaataatgacatttactaacttagatttttaatttaagACCATTTTACATAtcagtaaaaaaaatacattaacaaaatctcttttctcttatttttttttttattttatattattttagacaAACTTTTACACAataactatatataaaaaaaaatgtaataccAAAGCCTCCAAAGATTCTAATTTCTCAAAGGTTGATAAAGCTTAACAATAAACAGCATGAGAGGTGTAGGCCCATTTGGTTGAGATGGACCAAACTTCGAAGCAAGCAAAGATGGGCCCATTAATGAGCATCATCTGTTATTGAAGTTGACTGCGCCTGAAAAGAAGGCGGCTGTTATGGGAATGGAGGATTTAAGCCACGGCAGGCGGCAGTGGGAACTGGCAGCTACAAATCAGCTGCGCATTTTCCAGATATTTAAGAATAAAATCTGCCAACCAATTACCCTCATCACTCATCCCTACCCACCCACCCACCATCATATCACTCACTACTCTCTACTACAACATTTCTTGTAATTGATATGCTTTACAAATTCATATCAAATTTCATCTTTTCATACTCCAACCCAATCTTAAATTATAAGTTTGTGTTTATTATAGGGACTAATTaacaattgtttttttttttttttgaaaatgaaataGTAACTTCATTGAATAATTAGCATTCAGAATACAAAAGGGAGAGTAACTCGTCCCAAGCATTATACTCAAAAATGCTACGACCAGAGAGAAAACAAGAGTGCCTAGCCACAACATGGGCAACTCGGTTTGCTGATCGTCTAATAAAGCAAAGCTTAACAttatttagagaagaaaataaaacttgacAGTCATGAATAATCAAgccaaaaatagaatttaaGGATTGGTTACTACGAATGCCTTGCACAGTGAGCATACTATCAGTCTCAATCTCAACATCAGACCAATTCTTACTTTTAATCCAGCTGAGAGCTTCTTTGACTCCCATTGCTTCAACAACTTCCGCATCATAAGTACCTCTGAAGTAGCATGATTTAGCCTCAACAAGCTTACCGAGGCTATCCCGAGCAACTATCCCGAAACCATAAGAGTTATCCCGTGGAAAGAGTGCAGCATCAACATTTATCTTGATTTTATTTGCTTCAGGTGTAGTCCAGCGCTCAGCTCCATCTCCTCTATTATCCAAAAATAGAGAAGATAAGGAAGTGTTATCTTGAGCGTTACGCCAATGATCAAGAGTTATTCGAGCTGATGCAATCACTTCGGTTCTTGAGGATACTTTATTTTTCCATACAACAAGATTTCGGGCCTTCCAAATTGCCCAACACAACATAGCAGCTCGTGGAGCAATCTCCTCATCAAGGTTCATAAGAGCTTTCTCAAACCAGCCACCAAAAGATAATGGATGTACCGGGTCATAAGTGATACCAAGGGAACGCCAACATGACATAGCAAAGGGGCATGTGAGAAGAGCATGGACAGTAGACTCAGCTTGATCAGTACAAACAGGGCAGATTGCAGAGATACTTACATGTTTTGTCACCAATTGAAGACAAGTGGGAAGACAACCAGTAACAGCACGCCATAACAGATTCTTAACTTTAGGCGGGATCTTCAATTGCCACAGTTTACGCCAAAATCCAGAATTATCAGGTCTTGGATGCCGTGGTTTATTTTTCTGCAGCAGGAGATAGGCAGTTTTGACAGAGAAAAGCCCAGTATGGTCTCCTGACCATGACCAAAAATCAGAGTCAACATTAGGAGACAAAGGAAGACCAAGTATCAAGCTAGCATCCCGATTATTGAACAGATCATCGATGATATCTGAATCCCAGCTACGAGTACCCACAGAGAGGAGAGAACTCACATTATTATTCAAGAGAGCTGGATGAGTTGAAGTAACAAGTCTATTGTCCGGATCAGGAAGCCATGGATTTGAAAGAATTCTGGTAGTTTCTCCATCTCCAATGATACGAACAGCCCCTTGACGGACCACCTTTTGAGCGGCCCAGATACTACGCCAGACAAAGCTGGGATTATTTCCCAATTCGGCTGAGAGATAATCAGTGGTAGGAAAATATTTGGCTCTAAAAATTTGCCCCACCAAGGAGTCAGGTTGGCACAAGAGTCTCCAGCCTTGCTTAGCAAGCATAGCAATATTAAAATCATGAAGATGTCGGAATCCCATACCGCCTTCTAGTTTTGGAGTCGCCATTCTTTCCCAGGACATCCATATAATACCACGACCCTTGCTTGAGCTTGTCTTCCACCAAAAACTAGCCATAAGTTTCTCAATATCCTCACAAATGCCAAGAGGAATTAGGAAGACACTCATAGCATATGTTGGCAAAGATTGGATCACAGTCTTGAGAAGAATTTCCTTGCCAGCTCGAGATAAAAATTTACCATCCCAACTATTGATACGAGACATGACCTTATTCTTTAAGAAGCCGAGAATAGAGTTCTTGTTTCGACCAATAATATTAGGTAAGCCAAGATACAGACTGCCCTCTGAGGCTTCAACCATCCCAAGCACAGAACAAATACTAGAACGATGTTGCACAGTGGTGTTAGGGCTAAAGAAGATCGATGACTTAGAAAAATTTACTTGCTGCCCAGAAGCCAATTGGAACATATGAAGGAGGGAGTTTACACTCGTAGCAGCTTCTGTAGTGGCTTGGCAAAAGAGATAACTGTCATCGGCAAAAAGCATGTGAGTGATAGAAGGGGCACCGCGAGCCACCTTGCATCCTTGAATAGCCCGTCTTGCTTCAAACTTATTAATAAGCGCCGTAAGTCCTTCAGCACACATGATGAATAGATAAGTGGAAAGTGGGTCACCTTGCCGAATACCGCGAGATGGAGTAATAGGACCAACAACATGACCACCATGGATTACCTTATAGCTGACCGAGGTAATACAGGACATAACAAGCTCTATCCACTTCGAATGAAATCCCATATGAGACATAACTGCATGAAGATAGTTCAACTCAACCCGGTCGTATGCTTTGCTCATATCAAGTTTAAGTGCCATAAACCCCTTCTTGCCTTTTGTTTTTCGCTTCAAATAGTGCATCACCTCAAAAGCAatcatcacattatcagagataAGTCTACCAGGGATAAAAGCACTCTGATTCACAGAGATAATCTGATCAATAATACCTCTCATACGGTTGGCAATGACCTTAGAGAGCACTTTATATAACACATTACAAAGGGCTATCGGTCTCATATCACTCATGGAGACAAAATTTTTCTTCTTGGGGATCAGTACAAGATTTGTGATATTCAGATCAGTAGGAATGACACCAGAAGCAAAAAAATCAGTGACCATATTTACTATATCCGGACCGACCACATCCCAGTGTTTTTGATAAAAGCCTGGCCCCATGCCATCGGGTCCAGGGGCTTTATCAGGATGCATTTGAAAGAGAGCATGTCGAACTTCATCAGGAGTAACAGGTTGTAATAAGATATGATTTTGAGCTTCATCAATGCTACACCGAATATCATTGGCAACAGTATTTTGAAAAGTGCCATTGGATGTGAACAGATTAATAAAATAGTCAGATATTACCTCGTTCAGACCATTGTCCCAACCTGACCACTCTCCATTCGGTTTTTGCAGCTGGTAAATCTGGTTGTTCCTTTTTCGTGAACTTGCAGTGGCATGAAAGTACTTGCTGTTCTTGTCTCCCGCATTTAACCAAAACTGCTTGGATCTCTGCTTCCAGTAAATTTCCTGCTGAGCAAGGATCTCAAAGTAATTATTTTTCTCAGTTGCATAATCCTGATCACAATTATCAATGCCCGAAAGTTTCAGAGCAGCCATCTTTTTCTTGCTTTTGACTAGGCGACTTTTAAAATTTCCAGTAAGAGTTTTCCCCCACTTTTCCAATTGAGAACTACACAGATTAATCTTTTCAAGCAGAGTAAGGTGACTATTATTTTCCCAACAGGATTTCACAATCTGAGCACACATGGGTTCACGGAACCAGGAATTTTCAAACCGAAAATGGAAAACATTATCAAGGTGGGGGCTGTCATGAAATTCCGAAAAAATAGGAGTGTGATCCGAAGATGAAACAGAGAGATTGGTCAAGGTTACCTGATGGAAGAGATCGAGCCATCGTTGAGAAACTAAGGCTTTGTCAAGCCTTATCTCTACCAAGTTGCCAGACGCACGGCCTCGTTCCCATGTAAAAGGATATCCGCGAAGCTCCAGGTCATGCAGGGAACAGTCGTGGAGAACTGATTGGAAACCGGTGATTAACGCAGAAGGATAAGCACGGCCTCCTCGTTTTTCTGCTTGGTTACCAATGTTGTTGAAGTCCCCAATTAAGCACCAAGGAAGGTGCGATTCAGAGAAGAGGGTTCGAAGGAGAGTCCACGTCCGTGAGCGTAACGATCGGTTTGGTTCACCATAGAAACCGGTGAGGCGCCAAGGTGTCGTACCAGAAATCGTGATCTCAAAGTCAATATGATTCTGAGAATATCCCAACAGTCGGGCTTCATCTGCGTTTTTCCAGAAAAAGGCTAGCCCACCAGACCGCCCAATAGCCTCAACAGTAAAACAAGAATCAAAGCCCAATCTATTTTTTATTCGGTCCACAACTTCCTTTGAACAAAGAGTTTcacataaaaatacaaatttggGTTTCTTTTGACAACAAATGTCCACCAGGAATTGTTGGGCccgtgggttcccaagcccacggcaATTCCAACTTAGTGTATTCATAATGATTGGTGGGCCTGGACACCAGTACCCACCATTGAAACGTTTTTTGAGCTGCCCTCTGTAtttgtggtatttttcaaagtaGCAAGACTAATGCTTGATTCCACCGGCccactattattattaataggCCCATTAAAGAGAGAGTCTATTCTTTTCCTTTTCCCTTCTGATATTTCAAATTCCAAGTCAGAAGAGAATTTAATACCACTTTCCTTTAAAATAACCACGGTACCTTCATTCACGGATATGTCACGATCTGATTCCATAGGATGCGATTTGTTCTTTGGTTCAGGCGCAAATTGGGAAGGAGAGTTAATGTTGATTGCTTCATCAGTGGGCACCTCATTGCTGGCCTGAGTAGCTGTCTTCCCCGATCGCAGCCATGGTGAGGctgtcaaaaaattttgccgTCGATTAGGAGCCTTCATCCACAACCCATACGGCTTCACTATCTCATCCGCAGGTGTATCGTAGAGCTTAGAGCAGAAATTTTCGGAGTGTCCTAGCAATCCACAAATAAAGCAAAATGTGGGAACCTTCTCATATTTGAAATTGGCATAAAAGAACGTATCATTCCCCCTGCGTCTGAATTTCATCCTCCGTTTCAACGGAATGGTAATGTTGATCCGCACTCGAACTCTAAAGTATTCTCGCCAGACGCCGGTGAAGTTGTTCGGATCAGCCTCTAAATACTCGCCAATGAATCGACCTGCCTCGAGGATAGCTTTCTCCGTTCGAAATCCAGATTGCAAATCATGGATTTGCACCCACAAATCTAGTGTATTCAGCATTACGTTTTTTGGATTACCACCTGGTTTTAGGCGCTCGATTATAAGTTGTTTCCTGTCATAAGTCCATGGGCTGCCATTGATCACTCTTCTAATATCAATTTCGTGGTAAAATTGGAAAAGGAATCGGTTCTGCTCTAGTATCTTCACGTACATGCCTTTTCCGGGTTTCCAAAGATCGGCCATTATGTTTTGGAAGACAAGGAAGTCCGAAACTTTGCCTGTCAATAGCCTTCCTATCAAACACCAGCGGTCGTCCAAATCGGGTTCTGTTTCATCACCGTCTTCTTCGTCGAAAATTGCCTCTGTATCTTCTTCTTCGTCCAGACACATATCAGCCCATTTCTTAGATAAATCCCCATCGTTTCTGCTACTGGAAGCCATGACGTAACCAACAACACTAAGACACAATCACACTCACTCAAAAGTGAACAGCAAAAGACAAACACACTCACTCAAAAGTGAACAGCAAAAGACAAACACACACGTTCAAAAGAGAACGACATACACACGTTCAAAAGAGAacgactatgcaaaaattgtacaaatatgtAATACTATTACACAAATGGGGATCAATGAATGAAATGAAAGCACCAATGATACAATTACCAATTGTATCGAATTGCACTCTTCGAGTCAGTGCCAAACTCCAATAGGAATAATCCtaattttctctcatttcattCATTGATCCCCATTTGTGTAATAGTATTACATATTTATACTAACTAGGCAATACTAACAATTGCTAATTAGTCCCTATAACTTTTCATGTAACATAATGTTagtatgtaaatttttttaagaatatctTAAAATACAAGCTTCATAAAATAGTAAGGTCTACAAATTTAAATCTTCACTGATACTTTGTTTGTGTAATTCTTTGAGACCTTGTTCACTAATAAGTCTGTGATGCCACCGCTGCATATATTCGATTCTTGCCCTTTCATTGAGCTAGCTTCTCAATTTCTCCTTGAAGAATATACAAACGGTTAATATTTTCACCTTTCATTATTATCAAAAAAAGCTTTAGTGATCCTTAAGTTTCTATTCATGGACTTGTATCTGTAACCCTCATTTTCAAGCGCACCTAGGGATATGAGGTTTCTTTTTATCTCCGAAATGTGCCTCACATTCTTTAGCACTTTAACTCCACCATCATATGGTCGGATGACGATCTTTTCAGTTTTAATGACCCTGCAAGAAAACTCATTACACATTAGAACTTTACCTACATCAACTCATTTATAATCAAAAAATGATTCGCAATTTGGACACAAGTGATAAGTACATCCAGAATTAAGAATACACTCCTTGTTCATTGAGGATTTCGAGATGGAAAATAATTCTCTATCTGTTGAGCAATCATCACTGTCCTCTGTAATTGCAGTCATATCTTTCTTCTTGTGAATATGCTTGTAGTCCTTCCTATCTCTATTATAGGGACAGAACCCAAGGAACAAAAAAAGGCAAACTTTTGGAAAAATAGATAATATtgtgattatttattattcattcCTGAAAAACAGTATTATGGTATTCTATATGCAATCTATCAAATCTGAATAAGATGAACTCGTGGACTATGAAGATTTAACTTCAAAATCACGTACAAAAACCCTCTTGTTATTTATTACCATTCATACTAttagttattatataattaattatgcactTTATTCATTACAAAAAAGGATAATtatttagttaacgaaaatttGTGTTAACACTAACTATTCCATAACTTCCTAGGAGCAACTATCTAAGGATTTTTAGAAGCAATTCTAGGCTGCAAGGGATAAGAGGCTAGAGGCATCCTCATTGACTAATATCAAGTAGCAACTAGGAGAGTCCCTAAAAGCATATTTAAGTCGTTTTAGTACAGCAGCAACCAAAGTCAAAAATCTAAATGGTAGTATTCAATTGTCAACTCTTCAAGTTGGAATAACTACTGACTTCAACCGTGGGAGGTGAACTATGGGATGATTTGCAAGGTCGCCCTGTTAGAAACATAAATGAGTTTAATGTAAGAAcacaaatttttttgtaaaaggaAGAGGTGCAAAATGAAATGAACCTTAGTGGGTCAAATGCTAAGAGAAAGGATGGGTAAAGAGATTTGTCAAAAGATAAGATAAAACAAAAGAAGCACGAGAAATATATTCCTATATACTTGGTGTATATGGAATTAAATAAAACTCGTGAAAATATCTATCTCGCAAATAAAAATTGGGTCGCTTTTT from Cannabis sativa cultivar Pink pepper isolate KNU-18-1 chromosome 2, ASM2916894v1, whole genome shotgun sequence encodes:
- the LOC115720400 gene encoding uncharacterized protein LOC115720400, with protein sequence MTFDRGPQMGDLANHPIVHLPRLKDRKDYKHIHKKKDMTAITEDSDDCSTDRELFSISKSSMNKECILNSGCTYHLVIKTEKIVIRPYDGGVKVLKNVRHISEIKRNLISLGALENEGYRYKSMNRNLRITKAFFDNNESVVGYVMASSSRNDGDLSKKWADMCLDEEEDTEAIFDEEDGDETEPDLDDRWCLIGRLLTGKVSDFLVFQNIMADLWKPGKGMYVKILEQNRFLFQFYHEIDIRRVINGSPWTYDRKQLIIERLKPGGNPKNVMLNTLDLWVQIHDLQSGFRTEKAILEAGRFIGEYLEADPNNFTGVWREYFRVRVRINITIPLKRRMKFRRRGNDTFFYANFKYEKVPTFCFICGLLGHSENFCSKLYDTPADEIVKPYGLWMKAPNRRQNFLTASPWLRSGKTATQASNEVPTDEAININSPSQFAPEPKNKSHPMESDRDISVNEGTVVILKESGIKFSSDLEFEISEGKRKRIDSLFNGPINNNSGPVESSISLATLKNTTNTEGSSKNVSMEVVDRIKNRLGFDSCFTVEAIGRSGGLAFFWKNADEARLLGYSQNHIDFEITISGTTPWRLTGFYGEPNRSLRSRTWTLLRTLFSESHLPWCLIGDFNNIGNQAEKRGGRAYPSALITGFQSVLHDCSLHDLELRGYPFTWERGRASGNLVEIRLDKALVSQRWLDLFHQVTLTNLSVSSSDHTPIFSEFHDSPHLDNVFHFRFENSWFREPMCAQIVKSCWENNSHLTLLEKINLCSSQLEKWGKTLTGNFKSRLVKSKKKMAALKLSGIDNCDQDYATEKNNYFEILAQQEIYWKQRSKQFWLNAGDKNSKYFHATASSRKRNNQIYQLQKPNGEWSGWDNGLNEVISDYFINLFTSNGTFQNTVANDIRCSIDEAQNHILLQPVTPDEVRHALFQMHPDKAPGPDGMGPGFYQKHWDVVGPDIVNMVTDFFASGVIPTDLNITNLVLIPKKKNFVSMSDMRPIALCNVLYKVLSKVIANRMRGIIDQIISVNQSAFIPGRLISDNVMIAFEVMHYLKRKTKGKKGFMALKLDMSKAYDRVELNYLHAVMSHMGFHSKWIELVMSCITSVSYKVIHGGHVVGPITPSRGIRQGDPLSTYLFIMCAEGLTALINKFEARRAIQGCKVARGAPSITHMLFADDSYLFCQATTEAATSVNSLLHMFQLASGQQVNFSKSSIFFSPNTTVQHRSSICSVLGMVEASEGSLYLGLPNIIGRNKNSILGFLKNKVMSRINSWDGKFLSRAGKEILLKTVIQSLPTYAMSVFLIPLGICEDIEKLMASFWWKTSSSKGRGIIWMSWERMATPKLEGGMGFRHLHDFNIAMLAKQGWRLLCQPDSLVGQIFRAKYFPTTDYLSAELGNNPSFVWRSIWAAQKVVRQGAVRIIGDGETTRILSNPWLPDPDNRLVTSTHPALLNNNVSSLLSVGTRSWDSDIIDDLFNNRDASLILGLPLSPNVDSDFWSWSGDHTGLFSVKTAYLLLQKNKPRHPRPDNSGFWRKLWQLKIPPKVKNLLWRAVTGCLPTCLQLVTKHVSISAICPVCTDQAESTVHALLTCPFAMSCWRSLGITYDPVHPLSFGGWFEKALMNLDEEIAPRAAMLCWAIWKARNLVVWKNKVSSRTEVIASARITLDHWRNAQDNTSLSSLFLDNRGDGAERWTTPEANKIKINVDAALFPRDNSYGFGIVARDSLGKLVEAKSCYFRGTYDAEVVEAMGVKEALSWIKSKNWSDVEIETDSMLTVQGIRSNQSLNSIFGLIIHDCQVLFSSLNNVKLCFIRRSANRVAHVVARHSCFLSGRSIFEYNAWDELLSLLYSEC